A genomic segment from Nitrospira sp. encodes:
- a CDS encoding NADH dehydrogenase, whose translation MPMVPSVTGDTSARSGNRVVIVGGGFGGLAAARALEAAAVEIVLIDRANHHLFQPLLYQVATAALSPGDIAWPLRTLFRSQKNIRVVLADVRKIDRIAQRVELVDGEPIPYDRLILAPGARHSYFGHAEWEAAAPGLKTLPDALELRERMLMAFEQAERLNGAQGIRDLLTFVIVGGGPTGVELAGALAEIGRKAMTPDFPVLRQVECRILLVEGSGRILESFPPDLSRKAQSALEGLGVTVMLNTRVEQVTSQGVLAGSQFVRSANVIWAAGNVASPILKSLNVPLDAAGRVLVRPDLSLAGDPWIFVIGDAAHCPTPGGRPLPGLAPVAMQEGRYVADIIGKQIPEGYRPPFEYRDRGILATIGRAKAVALFGPVALSGIVAWLAWCFIHVFFLIGFRNRFRVMFEWIWYYLTFKPGARLIYWRGRDKGETARLGAENSLSSLSQRRTGGCGSSVHE comes from the coding sequence ATGCCGATGGTTCCTTCCGTAACAGGTGATACATCGGCGCGCTCCGGAAACCGGGTGGTCATCGTCGGAGGGGGATTCGGCGGATTGGCAGCCGCCCGTGCGCTTGAAGCGGCGGCGGTCGAGATCGTACTGATCGATCGAGCCAACCATCACCTGTTCCAGCCGCTTTTGTATCAGGTCGCCACCGCGGCACTTTCTCCCGGCGACATTGCATGGCCGTTGCGAACGCTGTTTCGTTCGCAGAAAAACATTCGGGTCGTCCTCGCAGACGTGCGGAAGATCGATCGGATTGCGCAGCGTGTTGAACTGGTGGACGGCGAGCCGATTCCCTACGATCGGTTGATCCTGGCGCCGGGCGCTCGTCACTCCTACTTCGGCCATGCCGAATGGGAGGCTGCGGCGCCGGGACTGAAAACGTTGCCGGACGCGCTGGAACTTCGCGAGCGGATGCTCATGGCATTCGAGCAGGCGGAACGTCTGAACGGAGCGCAAGGTATTCGTGACCTCCTCACCTTCGTCATCGTAGGCGGAGGGCCGACCGGGGTGGAATTGGCCGGGGCGCTTGCGGAAATAGGGCGGAAGGCCATGACGCCGGACTTTCCCGTGCTGCGTCAAGTCGAATGTCGGATTTTGCTCGTCGAAGGAAGCGGACGTATCTTGGAATCATTCCCGCCTGATCTTTCCCGCAAGGCGCAGTCGGCACTCGAGGGGCTGGGTGTCACGGTGATGCTGAATACCAGGGTGGAACAGGTCACTTCACAAGGAGTGTTGGCCGGCTCTCAGTTTGTCCGCAGCGCCAATGTCATTTGGGCTGCGGGCAACGTGGCATCCCCGATACTGAAGTCGTTGAATGTGCCGTTGGATGCTGCGGGGCGCGTCTTGGTTCGGCCGGACCTCAGCCTCGCCGGAGATCCCTGGATATTTGTGATCGGCGATGCGGCCCATTGTCCCACGCCAGGCGGCAGGCCATTACCTGGGTTGGCTCCGGTAGCCATGCAGGAAGGCCGCTATGTGGCGGACATCATCGGCAAGCAGATTCCGGAAGGGTACCGGCCTCCGTTTGAATATCGGGATCGTGGGATTTTGGCCACGATCGGTCGCGCCAAGGCCGTGGCGCTGTTCGGACCCGTTGCGCTCTCCGGCATCGTCGCCTGGCTCGCGTGGTGCTTCATTCATGTATTTTTTCTGATCGGATTCCGGAACAGGTTTCGAGTGATGTTCGAATGGATCTGGTACTACCTGACGTTCAAGCCGGGCGCGCGGCTGATCTACTGGCGGGGGCGCGATAAAGGGGAGACTGCCCGGTTGGGAGCCGAAAACTCGCTCTCAAGTTTGTCGCAGCGACGTACCGGTGGTTGTGGTAGCAGCGTTCATGAATAA
- a CDS encoding Malto-oligosyltrehalose synthase, with protein sequence MLRIPVATYRLQLHHSFTFRDAARIVPYLHELGITDCYTSSLLKAVPGSLHGYDLVDPGALNPELGTEQEFDDFVAALKQHDMGLLLDVVPNHMGIRTTQNRWWWDVLENGPSSRYATAFDIDWVPLKRELEDKVLLPILGEQYGTVLENQEIRLAYEEGGFVVTYFDHTFPIAPKSWAGILSFRLSELVETLGEEDEHILELHSILTALRNLPSRHERGPERVAERYREKAIVRRRLAALVEQCGEVREHVLANVAAYNGTAGDSASFDRLDALLNEQYYRLASWRVASEEINYRRFFDINELAAIRTEESRVFEESHRLIFRLLKDGRATGLRIDHVDGLYDPEQYLIQLQDWAARELPQDATREQPSLFVVVEKILGKGEHLPRTWPVSGTTGYDFLNLVNGLFVQTDQERAMDTLYARFIGQRLSYEELVYESKKLIMRASMSSEINVLGHQLNLLSERDRRYRDFTLNSLTHAIREIIACFPVYRSYVTAAQKELLERDQAYIGMAVARAKRRNPALSRHVFDFVRDLLLRRLEDRANLTKEEQMRFVAKFQQATSPVTAKGIEDTAFYIYNRLTSLNEVGGEPAQFGLSVETFHRRIRERRAGWPHSLLATSTHDTKRGEDVRARVNVLSEIPERWKRAITRWTKFNKRFRTDIDEAPAPDRNEEYLLYQTLVGVWPVAAMDDAQYEAFRERIQGYMLKAIREAKVHTSWVNPHEAYEEAVRRFVHSILERGVPNPFLEEFLPFQNLVACHGMRNALSQVLLKLASPGVPDCYQGTELWELSLVDPDNRRPVDFEVRARMSAELRRACDEEGVDRIDLLRRLMESWKDGRIKLYLIQEGLRHRRAHAAVYLEGDYVSLDCGGSNRSHLCAFARLHQDQAVVAVVPRLTVGLWGLSGVGGLGEAVWHDTWMTVPSWKSGSAYRNVFTGEHLETVTQGERQVLPLGLVLNHCPVGLLERCT encoded by the coding sequence ATGCTGCGTATCCCCGTCGCCACCTATCGTCTTCAGTTACACCACTCCTTCACGTTTCGTGATGCCGCTCGCATTGTCCCCTATCTGCATGAGCTGGGGATCACCGATTGCTACACCTCCTCCCTGCTGAAGGCGGTACCGGGCAGCCTGCATGGATACGACCTTGTCGATCCCGGTGCTTTGAATCCGGAGCTGGGAACGGAGCAGGAATTCGACGACTTTGTCGCCGCCCTCAAGCAACACGACATGGGGCTTCTGTTGGACGTGGTTCCCAACCATATGGGTATCCGGACCACGCAGAACCGCTGGTGGTGGGATGTGCTGGAGAACGGACCCAGTTCGCGTTATGCCACGGCCTTCGACATCGATTGGGTTCCGCTGAAGCGTGAACTTGAGGATAAGGTGCTGCTTCCAATCCTCGGCGAACAGTATGGCACGGTCCTGGAGAATCAGGAAATCCGTCTCGCGTATGAAGAGGGTGGATTCGTGGTGACCTATTTCGATCACACATTCCCCATTGCCCCGAAGTCTTGGGCCGGGATTCTGTCGTTTCGGCTGTCCGAACTGGTCGAGACGCTGGGCGAGGAGGACGAACACATACTGGAATTGCATAGTATCCTGACGGCCCTGCGCAACCTGCCGTCGCGCCATGAACGTGGGCCGGAGCGGGTCGCCGAACGGTATCGCGAGAAGGCCATCGTTCGGCGACGGTTGGCGGCGTTGGTCGAACAGTGCGGGGAAGTGCGGGAACATGTGCTGGCGAATGTGGCTGCGTATAACGGAACTGCGGGGGATTCTGCGAGCTTCGATCGGTTGGATGCGTTGTTGAACGAACAATATTACCGCCTGGCTTCCTGGCGTGTCGCGTCGGAGGAAATCAATTATCGGCGATTTTTCGACATCAATGAACTGGCCGCCATACGGACGGAAGAATCCCGCGTGTTCGAGGAATCGCACCGGCTCATTTTTCGCCTGCTCAAGGACGGTCGAGCGACAGGCCTGCGCATCGACCATGTTGATGGGTTGTACGATCCGGAGCAATATCTGATTCAGCTGCAGGACTGGGCGGCCCGCGAACTCCCGCAGGATGCCACGAGAGAGCAGCCGTCGCTCTTCGTCGTCGTGGAAAAAATTCTCGGCAAGGGAGAGCACCTTCCGCGGACATGGCCGGTCTCCGGTACGACCGGCTATGACTTCCTGAATCTGGTCAACGGACTGTTCGTGCAGACCGATCAGGAGCGGGCCATGGACACGCTCTACGCGCGCTTTATCGGGCAGCGTCTGTCCTATGAGGAGTTGGTCTACGAGAGCAAAAAATTGATCATGCGAGCCTCCATGTCCAGCGAGATCAACGTGCTCGGCCATCAGTTGAATTTGCTGTCCGAACGGGACCGGCGTTACCGCGACTTCACCCTGAACAGCCTCACCCATGCGATCAGAGAAATCATCGCCTGTTTTCCCGTATACCGGTCCTACGTGACGGCCGCCCAAAAAGAACTGTTGGAGCGCGATCAAGCCTACATCGGCATGGCGGTGGCCCGTGCCAAACGGCGGAACCCGGCGCTGAGCCGTCATGTCTTCGATTTTGTCCGTGACCTCCTGTTACGGAGGCTGGAGGACCGCGCGAATTTGACGAAAGAGGAGCAGATGCGGTTCGTGGCGAAGTTCCAGCAGGCCACCAGCCCCGTCACGGCGAAGGGGATCGAAGACACGGCCTTCTATATTTACAACCGGCTGACCTCCCTGAATGAAGTGGGCGGAGAACCGGCTCAATTCGGCCTGTCGGTCGAGACGTTCCACAGGCGGATACGGGAGCGACGCGCAGGCTGGCCCCACTCCCTTCTCGCGACCTCTACTCATGACACCAAGCGCGGCGAAGATGTGCGCGCCAGGGTCAATGTGCTGTCGGAAATCCCCGAACGTTGGAAGCGTGCGATCACACGGTGGACCAAATTCAACAAACGTTTTCGAACGGATATCGACGAAGCCCCGGCACCGGATCGCAACGAAGAGTATCTGCTCTATCAAACCCTCGTGGGAGTCTGGCCCGTTGCGGCGATGGACGATGCCCAATACGAAGCCTTTCGCGAGCGGATCCAGGGCTACATGCTGAAGGCGATCCGCGAAGCCAAGGTCCATACCAGTTGGGTCAACCCGCATGAGGCCTATGAGGAGGCGGTGCGCCGGTTCGTGCATTCGATATTGGAGCGCGGTGTTCCGAACCCCTTCCTGGAGGAGTTTCTGCCGTTTCAGAACCTGGTGGCTTGCCACGGCATGCGCAATGCGCTGTCGCAAGTCCTGCTGAAGCTGGCTTCTCCGGGTGTGCCGGATTGTTACCAGGGAACGGAGTTGTGGGAACTCAGCCTGGTCGATCCGGATAATCGACGGCCGGTGGACTTTGAGGTACGCGCAAGGATGTCGGCGGAGCTTCGACGTGCCTGCGATGAGGAGGGCGTCGATCGGATCGACCTCCTGCGTCGGCTCATGGAATCGTGGAAGGATGGGCGCATCAAACTGTACCTCATCCAGGAGGGACTTCGGCATCGGCGTGCGCACGCAGCGGTCTATCTGGAAGGGGACTATGTGTCGCTCGACTGCGGCGGCAGCAACCGGTCGCATCTCTGCGCATTCGCCAGACTGCATCAGGACCAGGCGGTGGTGGCAGTCGTCCCGCGTCTTACGGTCGGCCTGTGGGGCCTGTCCGGCGTCGGTGGGCTCGGAGAGGCGGTATGGCACGATACGTGGATGACGGTTCCATCGTGGAAGAGCGGGTCGGCCTATCGCAATGTCTTCACCGGAGAGCACCTGGAGACCGTCACCCAGGGAGAACGGCAGGTGTTGCCGCTCGGACTGGTCTTGAACCATTGCCCGGTAGGGCTGCTCGAACGTTGCACCTGA
- a CDS encoding malto-oligosyltrehalose trehalohydrolase, with protein MAALSELGLFMEPLCCALDIGATPVHEQTVRFKVWAPHAKEVAVKITAPVEKIAPLQSDGTGYFESRLEGVAAHARYFYVLDGAKARPDPASRFQPDGVHGPSAVVDPGAFSWTDQAWKGLALRDYLLYELHVGTFTEAGTFDAIIPLLPYLKQEVGVTAIELMPVAQFPGRRNWGYDGAYPFAPHNGYGGPVGLKRLIDACHGQGLAVVLDVVYNHLGPEGNYLQDYGPYFTDRYRTPWGQAINYDGPDSDPVRRYFVGNAIYWIDEYHVDALRLDAIHGIFDFSARHILQELAEAVHHEAERRHRLVQVIAESDLNDTRVITPATCGGHGCDAQWNDDFHHALRVLLTREKQGYYQDFTGMADLVRAVQEGFVYDGRYSEFRRRRHGNSSEKIAPTQFVVFSQNHDQVGNRADGRRLSVQLSLGALKAAAALVLLSPSIPLLFMGEEYGEPAPFQYFIDHGDPALVDAVRKGRREEFAPFGWREEDIPDPQSPSTFERSRVRPGVATDSRSQGLLRWYHDLIDMRKRLPVLGAGIPGRHHHAVWSDEGRSVLLLHRWMEDGPSALLLINFTPAQQSIALHRPSGSWRLALNAASIDYGEAGDGQALMPATLDLPGTGPSSLFPPYAVALYLSPDHDPFVP; from the coding sequence GTGGCAGCCCTGTCGGAGCTAGGACTGTTCATGGAACCCTTGTGCTGCGCTCTCGACATCGGCGCGACCCCTGTGCATGAACAGACCGTGCGCTTCAAGGTATGGGCGCCCCACGCCAAGGAGGTCGCCGTCAAGATCACGGCGCCGGTCGAAAAGATTGCCCCGCTGCAATCGGACGGCACGGGGTATTTTGAAAGCCGTCTTGAAGGGGTGGCAGCGCACGCGCGCTATTTCTATGTCCTGGACGGCGCGAAGGCCAGGCCGGACCCTGCGTCCCGCTTCCAGCCTGACGGCGTCCATGGCCCGTCCGCCGTGGTGGATCCGGGCGCATTTTCTTGGACCGACCAGGCCTGGAAGGGGTTGGCGCTACGGGACTATCTCCTCTACGAACTCCACGTCGGAACATTTACCGAGGCAGGCACCTTCGACGCGATCATTCCGCTGCTTCCCTACTTGAAGCAGGAGGTCGGAGTGACCGCGATCGAATTGATGCCGGTTGCGCAATTTCCCGGCAGGCGCAACTGGGGATACGATGGGGCCTATCCGTTTGCACCACACAACGGGTACGGCGGCCCGGTTGGCCTCAAACGATTGATCGATGCCTGTCATGGTCAGGGCTTGGCCGTGGTGCTCGATGTGGTCTACAACCATCTCGGGCCGGAGGGGAATTATCTCCAAGACTATGGCCCCTATTTTACCGATCGGTACCGGACGCCCTGGGGGCAGGCGATCAACTATGACGGCCCCGACAGCGATCCCGTGCGCCGATACTTCGTCGGCAATGCGATCTATTGGATCGATGAATACCATGTCGATGCGCTCCGGCTGGATGCGATCCATGGAATCTTCGACTTCAGCGCCCGGCACATCCTACAGGAGCTGGCGGAAGCCGTACATCACGAGGCGGAGCGGCGGCATCGTCTCGTGCAGGTCATCGCCGAGAGCGATCTCAACGACACCCGTGTCATCACGCCTGCGACGTGCGGCGGACATGGGTGCGATGCTCAATGGAACGACGACTTTCATCATGCGCTCCGCGTGCTGCTCACGAGAGAAAAGCAAGGCTACTACCAGGATTTCACCGGCATGGCCGATCTCGTCCGGGCGGTCCAAGAGGGGTTCGTCTATGATGGCCGCTATTCCGAGTTTCGCAGGCGCCGCCATGGCAATTCTTCGGAGAAGATTGCGCCGACGCAGTTCGTCGTCTTTTCGCAGAACCACGACCAGGTGGGCAATCGTGCCGATGGAAGGCGGCTGAGCGTGCAGCTTTCGCTTGGAGCCTTGAAGGCGGCCGCAGCCCTGGTTTTGCTGTCTCCCAGTATTCCGTTACTCTTCATGGGTGAGGAGTACGGTGAGCCCGCCCCCTTCCAGTATTTTATCGACCACGGAGATCCGGCGCTTGTCGACGCCGTGCGGAAGGGGCGGCGGGAGGAATTCGCGCCCTTCGGGTGGCGGGAGGAAGACATTCCCGATCCGCAATCTCCCTCCACCTTCGAGCGGAGCCGGGTCAGGCCGGGCGTTGCCACGGACAGCCGGTCGCAAGGCTTGTTGCGTTGGTACCATGATCTCATTGATATGCGGAAACGACTGCCGGTTCTCGGTGCTGGCATACCCGGTCGACACCACCACGCCGTCTGGTCCGATGAAGGCCGTTCCGTGCTCCTGTTGCATCGCTGGATGGAGGATGGTCCATCGGCCTTGCTGCTGATCAACTTCACTCCTGCCCAACAGTCCATAGCGCTTCATCGACCGAGCGGATCTTGGCGATTGGCGCTGAATGCCGCATCGATCGATTACGGAGAGGCAGGCGACGGACAGGCCCTCATGCCCGCCACCCTCGATCTGCCCGGAACGGGACCATCGAGCCTCTTTCCTCCCTACGCCGTGGCCCTCTATCTCTCACCGGACCATGACCCCTTCGTGCCGTAA
- a CDS encoding Phage integrase, which produces MGLVKRNNIWWMSFTFQGRQVRRSTETSDKKLAEAILSKVRVQIVEGKYFDKPKEEARTFRELMDRYLREHASRRSGYRRYVNMVTNLTAHFGNPKLEHVTPKTIVAYKNKRYADGVTPATINRELALMKKAFNLACREWEWTKDNPVCRVSMERENNTRDRWLTCEEERRLLAASAPWLREVIVFAIHTGMRCGEILNLTWAGVDLNRRTATVFKSKSGERRTIPLSHTLVQALQNKASSRRMDSELVFTSAARTPLDAPNLRRSFRLALKHGHVSDFRFHDLRHTCATRMVQAGVDLYKVQRILGHKSPMMTQRYAHHYPESLRDGVAIFDAGRPFSTNLAQAEIRPEQVSLTC; this is translated from the coding sequence ATGGGGCTCGTTAAACGGAACAATATCTGGTGGATGTCATTTACGTTTCAAGGGCGGCAAGTGCGGCGATCGACCGAAACCTCGGACAAAAAGTTGGCCGAAGCTATCCTCAGTAAAGTCAGGGTGCAGATTGTGGAAGGAAAGTACTTTGACAAGCCCAAAGAGGAAGCCAGGACATTCCGAGAGTTGATGGATCGGTATTTGCGGGAGCATGCCAGTCGACGGTCGGGCTACCGTCGCTATGTGAACATGGTCACGAATCTGACCGCGCATTTTGGCAATCCCAAGTTGGAGCACGTGACACCCAAAACAATCGTCGCCTATAAGAACAAACGGTACGCGGACGGGGTCACACCGGCCACGATCAATCGCGAATTGGCGCTGATGAAGAAGGCCTTCAATCTGGCCTGTCGCGAATGGGAATGGACCAAGGACAATCCAGTCTGCCGGGTGTCCATGGAACGAGAGAACAATACGCGGGATCGATGGCTGACGTGTGAGGAGGAACGACGCCTCCTTGCGGCTTCAGCACCGTGGTTACGGGAAGTGATCGTGTTCGCGATCCATACCGGAATGCGTTGTGGGGAAATTCTGAATCTCACATGGGCCGGTGTGGACCTCAATCGACGAACCGCTACGGTGTTTAAATCGAAGAGCGGGGAGCGGCGGACGATTCCGCTCAGTCACACGCTCGTGCAGGCCCTTCAGAACAAGGCCAGTAGTCGCCGCATGGATTCGGAGTTAGTGTTTACAAGCGCGGCACGCACACCGTTGGATGCTCCCAACCTACGACGGAGTTTCCGGTTAGCGCTCAAGCATGGACACGTGTCGGATTTCCGGTTTCATGACCTGCGCCATACCTGCGCGACTCGCATGGTGCAGGCGGGTGTGGACTTGTACAAGGTCCAGCGGATTCTGGGGCATAAGTCGCCGATGATGACGCAGCGGTATGCGCACCATTATCCGGAAAGTTTGCGGGATGGAGTGGCGATTTTCGATGCGGGAAGGCCGTTTAGCACAAATTTAGCACAAGCGGAGATTCGGCCGGAGCAGGTTTCGCTAACCTGTTGA
- a CDS encoding Mobile element protein has translation MREKSRHEAVESSEVCYDTLEQWARGQIQDQLQRILEEEVTTFLGRQRHERRERVSPLDPPKGSRNGYGNPRHVSMSCGTVTVWRPRVRDLEERFKSKVLPLFTRRTREVGEVLPELYLHGLSSGDFELALRGLLGEGAPLSASSIQRLKARFELEYEAWKTRDVSALEVVYWWADGLYVKAGIEDRKAALLTIVGALASGKKIVLACESGERESKESWLKVLRSLRERGLKFPQLTVADGHLGIWAALGELHPTGKEQRCWNHKITNVLDAVPKKEQQKAAELLKAMPYAETQAECEQLRDKFVRTYNKTDQKAVETLVRDWDRMVTFYSFPKEHWIHLRTTNIVESPFAAVRLRTDASRRYKRVESAKAIIWKMLTVAEKTWRRLNATELLPLVASGGKFTDGVRKQSGQVRSEASRQPKNIAA, from the coding sequence ATGCGTGAGAAGAGCAGACACGAGGCGGTCGAGTCAAGCGAGGTGTGTTACGACACGCTGGAGCAGTGGGCCAGAGGGCAGATTCAGGACCAGCTCCAGCGCATCCTGGAGGAAGAGGTGACCACGTTCCTGGGCCGCCAACGGCATGAGCGGCGGGAACGGGTGTCCCCGCTGGACCCGCCTAAGGGCAGTCGGAACGGCTACGGAAACCCTCGCCATGTTTCGATGAGCTGCGGGACGGTGACGGTGTGGCGCCCCAGAGTTCGGGACCTGGAGGAGCGCTTCAAGAGCAAGGTGCTGCCGCTGTTTACGCGCCGCACCCGGGAAGTCGGTGAGGTGCTGCCGGAGCTATATCTGCACGGGCTCTCAAGCGGGGATTTCGAACTCGCTCTGAGGGGGCTGCTCGGTGAGGGGGCACCGCTGTCGGCCAGTTCCATCCAGCGACTCAAGGCCCGATTCGAACTGGAATACGAGGCCTGGAAGACGCGGGATGTGTCGGCCCTGGAGGTCGTCTACTGGTGGGCTGATGGTCTGTATGTGAAGGCCGGGATCGAAGACCGAAAGGCGGCGCTGCTGACGATCGTGGGAGCGCTCGCTAGCGGCAAAAAGATCGTGCTGGCCTGCGAGAGCGGCGAGCGGGAGAGCAAGGAGTCGTGGCTGAAGGTCCTGCGCAGTCTGCGGGAGCGTGGACTGAAGTTTCCGCAGCTCACGGTCGCTGACGGACACCTTGGCATCTGGGCCGCTCTCGGGGAACTCCATCCCACCGGTAAGGAGCAGCGGTGCTGGAATCACAAGATCACCAATGTCTTGGACGCGGTGCCCAAGAAAGAGCAGCAGAAGGCGGCCGAGCTGCTCAAGGCGATGCCCTATGCCGAGACCCAGGCCGAGTGCGAGCAGCTGCGCGACAAATTCGTCCGCACGTACAACAAGACGGACCAGAAGGCCGTGGAGACGCTCGTGCGGGACTGGGACCGGATGGTCACGTTCTATTCCTTCCCGAAAGAGCACTGGATTCACCTCAGAACAACGAACATCGTGGAGTCACCCTTCGCGGCCGTGCGGCTTCGGACGGACGCCTCACGCCGCTACAAACGGGTCGAGAGCGCCAAGGCAATCATCTGGAAGATGCTCACCGTCGCCGAGAAGACGTGGAGAAGGCTCAATGCGACGGAGCTGCTGCCCCTGGTGGCCTCTGGAGGCAAGTTTACGGACGGGGTGCGGAAGCAATCAGGACAGGTGAGGAGCGAAGCGAGCCGTCAGCCGAAAAACATCGCCGCCTGA
- a CDS encoding Transposase, IS3/IS911 family: MRQSKFTETQIVSILKEADAGRPVNEIWRHYGISSATYYKWKAKYGGLEASDVKRLKELEHENSRLKRMYADLSLENLALKDVIVKKL, from the coding sequence ATGCGTCAGTCAAAGTTCACCGAAACGCAGATTGTGTCGATCCTGAAAGAAGCGGATGCCGGCCGGCCGGTCAATGAGATCTGGCGGCACTACGGCATCAGCTCCGCCACCTACTACAAGTGGAAGGCCAAGTACGGCGGGCTAGAGGCGTCGGATGTGAAGCGCCTCAAAGAGCTGGAGCACGAGAACAGCCGGCTCAAACGGATGTATGCCGATCTGTCGTTGGAGAATCTGGCCCTGAAGGATGTCATCGTAAAAAAGCTCTAG
- a CDS encoding Mobile element protein, with amino-acid sequence MTVNGLPVQRACRAVGLHRATYYRPLVDWARRDAPVIAALTTLVAAKSRWGFWKCCDRLRLDGRPWNHKRLWRVYCQLRLNLPRRTKKRLPVRLRQPLVVVPQPNTTWAVDFMSDTLYGGRRFRTLNVLDEGVREGLAIEVDTSLPADRVIRVLEQVVAWRGRPQAIRLDNGPELIAERFMTWCADRGIELRYIQPGKPDQNAFIERFNRTYRTEVLNAYVFESLEQVREITAEWLQSYNEERPHDALAGLPPTLYRAQLEARSSPLAVSP; translated from the coding sequence GTGACGGTGAACGGTCTTCCGGTTCAGCGGGCCTGTCGGGCAGTGGGATTGCATCGGGCCACGTACTATCGGCCGCTCGTGGATTGGGCCCGGCGGGATGCGCCAGTGATCGCGGCGTTGACCACGCTCGTGGCGGCCAAGAGTCGGTGGGGGTTCTGGAAATGTTGTGATCGACTCCGACTAGATGGGCGTCCCTGGAACCATAAGCGCCTCTGGCGGGTGTACTGTCAGTTGCGGCTGAATTTGCCACGGCGGACCAAGAAGCGGCTGCCGGTTCGCCTGCGCCAACCGCTGGTCGTGGTACCCCAGCCGAATACCACGTGGGCTGTGGACTTCATGAGCGACACGCTCTATGGCGGCCGCCGATTTCGCACCTTAAATGTGCTGGACGAAGGCGTGCGGGAAGGCTTGGCGATCGAAGTCGACACGTCGCTGCCCGCGGATCGGGTGATTCGCGTCTTGGAGCAAGTGGTGGCCTGGCGCGGACGACCGCAGGCCATTCGGCTCGACAATGGCCCGGAACTCATTGCAGAGCGCTTTATGACCTGGTGTGCCGACCGCGGGATTGAGCTGCGGTACATCCAACCCGGAAAACCGGATCAGAATGCCTTCATCGAGCGGTTCAATCGAACGTACCGCACTGAAGTCCTCAATGCCTATGTGTTCGAGTCACTCGAGCAGGTCCGAGAGATCACCGCGGAATGGTTGCAGAGTTACAACGAGGAGCGGCCCCATGACGCGCTGGCGGGGCTTCCGCCGACGCTGTATCGGGCCCAACTGGAAGCCAGAAGTTCTCCATTGGCAGTGTCGCCTTGA